A window of Corvus cornix cornix isolate S_Up_H32 chromosome 4, ASM73873v5, whole genome shotgun sequence contains these coding sequences:
- the FNIP2 gene encoding folliculin-interacting protein 2 isoform X1 produces MCGGTPKTTNGTGGQVERARNNDVPLGNNLSCTKLDERIRKSLRDQSVSCANKVTRLLQNSWSSSEFDLNEIRLIVYQDCERRGRQVLFDSKAVRKIDEAVVQKMADEASVKISAKNCQATNGSNVSSPSPSISCMQNIKEQIPKYQYTRPASDVNMLGEMMFGSVAMSYKGSTLKIHYIRSPPQLMISKVFSARVGSFSGSNNNLQDSFEYINQDPSLGKLSSNQNGLGTCRSGSNLGVLQLCSSKLLQGVSEGGPLRLIRSASFFAAHSTPVDMPSRGQNEDRDSGIARSASLSSLLVTPFPSPSSSSSSSSSYQRRWLRSQTTSLENGIIPRWSTEEMFSMADESCSSNPAMVRRKKIAISIIFSLPEKEEAQRNFQDFFFSHFPLFESHMNKLKYAIEKAMISCRKIAESSQRVQVYISRVMDALGEFRVTIWNLYSVPRIAEPVWLNMMSSTLEKNQLCQRFLKEFTFLIEQINKNQFFAALLTAVLTYHLAWVPTVMPVDHPPIKAFSEKRTSQSVNMLAKSHPYNPLWAQLGDLYGAIGSPVRLTRTVIVGKRKELVQRLLYVLTYFIRCSELQENQLTWSEKAGEGEQVLNGSKITTALEKGEVEESDYVVVTVKNEPALVPPILPPKNDGSKNNSTAEWVHEPESTQAVPVPSKEKREAIGKASQSSETSVDCLTSSFCKGGADCRKRTVTDTGMVSYHSEESSKLEDVMDVKKNKNQNERKVEKQFSSRSSALPCPERSGHRNSHLEKVTFQIGSSASPESDLETHRREMEENLKALIKNPEVIRCASSSTNLTVDASQNQADSCEAAFTSISKHDVCYAQIPPCEEKESIPNQHMESKGTEVNLMDSVSSELLLPMDNIETVKLPNMKENRTLCSGNLENYSSDCVEADSAVKQDSLKVGAKDVPYGDSGRKTSFRVEGDIPRNESSDSALGASDEEGDCCIPDEVHHDNISKRLEEFAEVELPLPRSNTISSQCVKNFGRSLLGGYCHTYIPDLVLHGINNDEKLKQCLLADLLHAMHHPVLDEPIAEAVCIIADTDKWNVQVATSQRKMMDSMKLGKDVLVSSQVSSLLQSILQLYKLNVPADFCIMHLEDRLQEMYLKSKMLSEYLRGHTRVHVKELGIVLGIESNDLPLLAAIASTHSPYVAQILL; encoded by the exons CTGGTCCTCTTCAGAGTTTGACTTGAATGAAATCCGCCTGATAGTTTACCAAGACTGTGAGAGGAGAGGCAGACAGGTCTTATTTGATTCCAAAGCAGTCCGCAAAATTGATGAAGCTGTGGTTCAG AAAATGGCAGATGAGGCTTCTGTAAAGATTTCTGCCAAGAACTGCCAAGCAACCAATGGGAGCAACGTTTCTTCCCCCAGTCCCTCCATCAGCTGTATGCAAAATATCAAAGAACAGATACCGAAGTATCAG TACACCAGACCAGCCTCTGATGTCAATATGCTGGGAGAAATGATGTTTGGCTCAGTGGCAATGAGTTACAAAGGCTCCACCTTGAAAATTCACTACATACG CTCTCCCCCACAGCTGATGATAAGTAAAGTCTTCTCAGCCAGGGTAGGAAGCTTCAGTGGAAGCAACAATAA CTTGCAAGATAGCTTTGAATACATCAACCAAGATCCCAGCCTGGGAAAGCTGAGCTCgaatcagaatggtttgggaacCTGTCGCAGTGGAAGTAATTTAG GTGTGTTACAGCTGTGTAGCAGCAAACTGCTGCAGGGTGTGTCTGAAGGAGGTCCCCTCCGGCTCATCCGCAGTGCTTCTTTCTTTGCAG CACACAGCACACCTGTTGATATGCCTAGCAGAGGACAAAATGAGGACAGAGACAGCGGCATTGCTCGGTCAG CATCTCTGAGCAGTCTTCTGGTTACTCCTTTTCCATCTCCAAGCTCTTCATCCTCATCTTCTAGCAGCTACCAACGTCGCTGGCTCCGAAGTCAGACAACCAGTTTAGAGAATGGAATTATTCCAAGGTG GTCCACTGAAGAAATGTTTAGTATGGCTGATGAAAGCTGCAGCTCCAATCCTGCAATGGTTcggaggaaaaaaattgcaatcaGCATAAtcttttctctgcctgaaaaagaagaagcacagagaaacttccaggatttctttttctctcactttccTCTTTTTGAGTCTCACATGAACAAGCTGAAATATGCAATAGAAAAG GCCATGATCTCATGTAGAAAAATAGCAGAATCCAGCCAGAGAGTGCAGGTTTATATCAGCCGTGTCATGGATGCCCTGGGAGAATTCAG AGTTACCATCTGGAACCTATATTCTGTTCCAAGGATTGCAGAGCCTGTGTGGCTTAACATGATGTCCAGCACCCTGGAAAAGAATCAGCTATGCCAGCGTTTTCTTAAAGAATTTACATTTCTGATAGAACAGATCAACAAAAATCA gttctttgctgctttgttgACTGCAGTGCTGACATATCACCTGGCTTGGGTCCCAACAGTGATGCCAGTTGACCATCCTCCCATCAAGGCCTTCTCTGAGAAGCGCACATCCCAGTCTGTGAACATGCTGGCAAAATCTCACCCATATAACCCtctgtgggcacagctgg GTGATCTCTACGGTGCCATAGGCTCTCCGGTTAGATTGACTCGAACTGTTATTGTTGGAAAACGCAAGGAGCTGGTGCAGCGCTTGCTTTATGTTCTCACTTACTTCATCCGgtgctctgagctgcaggaaaatcAGCTGACGTGGAGTGAgaaggctggggaaggagagcaaGTGCTAAATGGAAGCAAGATCACAACTGCACTAGAAAAGGGAGAGGTAGAGGAGTCTGATTATGTGGTTGTCACTGTTAAAAATGAACCTGCTCTTGTGCCTCCAATCCTACCTCCAAAGAATGATGGAAGTAAGAACAACAGTACTGCAGAGTGGGTGCATGAACCAGAAAGCACTCAGGCTGTCCCAGtcccttcaaaagaaaagagggaagcaATAGGAAAGGCCAGTCAGAGCTCTGAAACATCTGTTGACTGTCTAACTAGCAGTTTCTGTAAAGGAGGAGCTGATTGTAGGAAAAGAACTGTCACTGATACAGGAATGGTATCCTACCACTCTGAAGAGTCATCTAAATTAGAGGATGTAATGGATGTAAAGAAGAACAAGAACCAGAATGAGAGAAAAgtggaaaagcagttttctaGTAGGTCGTCTGCCCTACCTTGTCCTGAAAGGTCTGGCCACAGGAATTCACACTTAGAGAAGGTCACTTTTCAGATTGGAAGTTCAGCATCACCAGAGTCAGACTTAGAAACTCATagaagagaaatggaagagaatCTGAAggcattaattaaaaatccagaGGTGATACGTTGTGCCTCAAGTTCCACAAATCTGACTGTGGATGCTTCTCAGAATCAAGCAGACAGTTGTGAAGCTGCCTTTACATCCATCAGTAAACATGATGTTTGTTATGCACAAATCCCACCatgtgaggagaaggaaagtaTACCTAACCAACATATGGAAAGTAAAGGAACTGAAGTGAATTTAATGGACTCAGTATCTAGTGAACTGCTTTTGCCCATGGATAACATAGAAACTGTAAAATTGccaaacatgaaagaaaatagaactTTGTGCTCTGGCAATCTGGAGAACTATTCTTCTGACTGCGTAGAAGCAGATTCTGCTGTCAAACAGGATTCCCTTAAAGTAGGTGCTAAAGATGTCCCCTATGGGGATTCTGGAAGGAAAACCTCCTTCAGAGTTGAAGGGGACATTCCAAGGAATGAGAGTTCAGACAGTGCTCTTGGAGCTAGTGATGAAGAAGGTGATTGTTGTATCCCTGATGAAGTTCATCACGATAACATCAGCAAACGACTTGAAGAATTTGCAGAAGTGGAACTTCCTTTGCCAAG gtCAAATACCATCAGCAGTCAATGTGTCAAAAACTTTGGAAGATCACTTCTGGGTGGTTACTGTCATACATATATACCTGATCTAGTGCTGCATGGAATAAATAATGATGAAAAACTCAAGCAGTGTCTACTAGCAGATCTACTTCATGCAATGCAT CATCCAGTGCTAGATGAGCCCATAGCAGAAGCTGTCTGCATTATTGCAGACACAGATAAATGGAACGTACAAGTAGCTACAAGCCAGAGAAAGATGATGGACAGTATGAAGTTAGGCAAGGATGTTCTGGTTTCGAGTCAAGTATCCAGTCTGTTGCAGTCCATTTTACAGCTTTACAAACTCAACGTCCCAGCTGACTTC TGCATAATGCATCTTGAGGATAGACTGCAAGAGATGTAtctcaaaagcaaaatgctgtcAGAATATCTGCGAGGACATACAAGAGTGCATGTAAAAGAACTAGGAATTGTATTGGG gATTGAATCTAATGACTTGCCTTTGTTGGCTGCTATAGCAAGTACTCATTCCCCATATGTTGCTCAAATACTCTTATAA
- the FNIP2 gene encoding folliculin-interacting protein 2 isoform X2, with amino-acid sequence MCGGTPKTTNGTGGQVERARNNDVPLGNNLSCTKLDERIRKSLRDQSVSCANKVTRLLQNSWSSSEFDLNEIRLIVYQDCERRGRQVLFDSKAVRKIDEAVVQKMADEASVKISAKNCQATNGSNVSSPSPSISCMQNIKEQIPKYQYTRPASDVNMLGEMMFGSVAMSYKGSTLKIHYIRSPPQLMISKVFSARVGSFSGSNNNLQDSFEYINQDPSLGKLSSNQNGLGTCRSGSNLAHSTPVDMPSRGQNEDRDSGIARSASLSSLLVTPFPSPSSSSSSSSSYQRRWLRSQTTSLENGIIPRWSTEEMFSMADESCSSNPAMVRRKKIAISIIFSLPEKEEAQRNFQDFFFSHFPLFESHMNKLKYAIEKAMISCRKIAESSQRVQVYISRVMDALGEFRVTIWNLYSVPRIAEPVWLNMMSSTLEKNQLCQRFLKEFTFLIEQINKNQFFAALLTAVLTYHLAWVPTVMPVDHPPIKAFSEKRTSQSVNMLAKSHPYNPLWAQLGDLYGAIGSPVRLTRTVIVGKRKELVQRLLYVLTYFIRCSELQENQLTWSEKAGEGEQVLNGSKITTALEKGEVEESDYVVVTVKNEPALVPPILPPKNDGSKNNSTAEWVHEPESTQAVPVPSKEKREAIGKASQSSETSVDCLTSSFCKGGADCRKRTVTDTGMVSYHSEESSKLEDVMDVKKNKNQNERKVEKQFSSRSSALPCPERSGHRNSHLEKVTFQIGSSASPESDLETHRREMEENLKALIKNPEVIRCASSSTNLTVDASQNQADSCEAAFTSISKHDVCYAQIPPCEEKESIPNQHMESKGTEVNLMDSVSSELLLPMDNIETVKLPNMKENRTLCSGNLENYSSDCVEADSAVKQDSLKVGAKDVPYGDSGRKTSFRVEGDIPRNESSDSALGASDEEGDCCIPDEVHHDNISKRLEEFAEVELPLPRSNTISSQCVKNFGRSLLGGYCHTYIPDLVLHGINNDEKLKQCLLADLLHAMHHPVLDEPIAEAVCIIADTDKWNVQVATSQRKMMDSMKLGKDVLVSSQVSSLLQSILQLYKLNVPADFCIMHLEDRLQEMYLKSKMLSEYLRGHTRVHVKELGIVLGIESNDLPLLAAIASTHSPYVAQILL; translated from the exons CTGGTCCTCTTCAGAGTTTGACTTGAATGAAATCCGCCTGATAGTTTACCAAGACTGTGAGAGGAGAGGCAGACAGGTCTTATTTGATTCCAAAGCAGTCCGCAAAATTGATGAAGCTGTGGTTCAG AAAATGGCAGATGAGGCTTCTGTAAAGATTTCTGCCAAGAACTGCCAAGCAACCAATGGGAGCAACGTTTCTTCCCCCAGTCCCTCCATCAGCTGTATGCAAAATATCAAAGAACAGATACCGAAGTATCAG TACACCAGACCAGCCTCTGATGTCAATATGCTGGGAGAAATGATGTTTGGCTCAGTGGCAATGAGTTACAAAGGCTCCACCTTGAAAATTCACTACATACG CTCTCCCCCACAGCTGATGATAAGTAAAGTCTTCTCAGCCAGGGTAGGAAGCTTCAGTGGAAGCAACAATAA CTTGCAAGATAGCTTTGAATACATCAACCAAGATCCCAGCCTGGGAAAGCTGAGCTCgaatcagaatggtttgggaacCTGTCGCAGTGGAAGTAATTTAG CACACAGCACACCTGTTGATATGCCTAGCAGAGGACAAAATGAGGACAGAGACAGCGGCATTGCTCGGTCAG CATCTCTGAGCAGTCTTCTGGTTACTCCTTTTCCATCTCCAAGCTCTTCATCCTCATCTTCTAGCAGCTACCAACGTCGCTGGCTCCGAAGTCAGACAACCAGTTTAGAGAATGGAATTATTCCAAGGTG GTCCACTGAAGAAATGTTTAGTATGGCTGATGAAAGCTGCAGCTCCAATCCTGCAATGGTTcggaggaaaaaaattgcaatcaGCATAAtcttttctctgcctgaaaaagaagaagcacagagaaacttccaggatttctttttctctcactttccTCTTTTTGAGTCTCACATGAACAAGCTGAAATATGCAATAGAAAAG GCCATGATCTCATGTAGAAAAATAGCAGAATCCAGCCAGAGAGTGCAGGTTTATATCAGCCGTGTCATGGATGCCCTGGGAGAATTCAG AGTTACCATCTGGAACCTATATTCTGTTCCAAGGATTGCAGAGCCTGTGTGGCTTAACATGATGTCCAGCACCCTGGAAAAGAATCAGCTATGCCAGCGTTTTCTTAAAGAATTTACATTTCTGATAGAACAGATCAACAAAAATCA gttctttgctgctttgttgACTGCAGTGCTGACATATCACCTGGCTTGGGTCCCAACAGTGATGCCAGTTGACCATCCTCCCATCAAGGCCTTCTCTGAGAAGCGCACATCCCAGTCTGTGAACATGCTGGCAAAATCTCACCCATATAACCCtctgtgggcacagctgg GTGATCTCTACGGTGCCATAGGCTCTCCGGTTAGATTGACTCGAACTGTTATTGTTGGAAAACGCAAGGAGCTGGTGCAGCGCTTGCTTTATGTTCTCACTTACTTCATCCGgtgctctgagctgcaggaaaatcAGCTGACGTGGAGTGAgaaggctggggaaggagagcaaGTGCTAAATGGAAGCAAGATCACAACTGCACTAGAAAAGGGAGAGGTAGAGGAGTCTGATTATGTGGTTGTCACTGTTAAAAATGAACCTGCTCTTGTGCCTCCAATCCTACCTCCAAAGAATGATGGAAGTAAGAACAACAGTACTGCAGAGTGGGTGCATGAACCAGAAAGCACTCAGGCTGTCCCAGtcccttcaaaagaaaagagggaagcaATAGGAAAGGCCAGTCAGAGCTCTGAAACATCTGTTGACTGTCTAACTAGCAGTTTCTGTAAAGGAGGAGCTGATTGTAGGAAAAGAACTGTCACTGATACAGGAATGGTATCCTACCACTCTGAAGAGTCATCTAAATTAGAGGATGTAATGGATGTAAAGAAGAACAAGAACCAGAATGAGAGAAAAgtggaaaagcagttttctaGTAGGTCGTCTGCCCTACCTTGTCCTGAAAGGTCTGGCCACAGGAATTCACACTTAGAGAAGGTCACTTTTCAGATTGGAAGTTCAGCATCACCAGAGTCAGACTTAGAAACTCATagaagagaaatggaagagaatCTGAAggcattaattaaaaatccagaGGTGATACGTTGTGCCTCAAGTTCCACAAATCTGACTGTGGATGCTTCTCAGAATCAAGCAGACAGTTGTGAAGCTGCCTTTACATCCATCAGTAAACATGATGTTTGTTATGCACAAATCCCACCatgtgaggagaaggaaagtaTACCTAACCAACATATGGAAAGTAAAGGAACTGAAGTGAATTTAATGGACTCAGTATCTAGTGAACTGCTTTTGCCCATGGATAACATAGAAACTGTAAAATTGccaaacatgaaagaaaatagaactTTGTGCTCTGGCAATCTGGAGAACTATTCTTCTGACTGCGTAGAAGCAGATTCTGCTGTCAAACAGGATTCCCTTAAAGTAGGTGCTAAAGATGTCCCCTATGGGGATTCTGGAAGGAAAACCTCCTTCAGAGTTGAAGGGGACATTCCAAGGAATGAGAGTTCAGACAGTGCTCTTGGAGCTAGTGATGAAGAAGGTGATTGTTGTATCCCTGATGAAGTTCATCACGATAACATCAGCAAACGACTTGAAGAATTTGCAGAAGTGGAACTTCCTTTGCCAAG gtCAAATACCATCAGCAGTCAATGTGTCAAAAACTTTGGAAGATCACTTCTGGGTGGTTACTGTCATACATATATACCTGATCTAGTGCTGCATGGAATAAATAATGATGAAAAACTCAAGCAGTGTCTACTAGCAGATCTACTTCATGCAATGCAT CATCCAGTGCTAGATGAGCCCATAGCAGAAGCTGTCTGCATTATTGCAGACACAGATAAATGGAACGTACAAGTAGCTACAAGCCAGAGAAAGATGATGGACAGTATGAAGTTAGGCAAGGATGTTCTGGTTTCGAGTCAAGTATCCAGTCTGTTGCAGTCCATTTTACAGCTTTACAAACTCAACGTCCCAGCTGACTTC TGCATAATGCATCTTGAGGATAGACTGCAAGAGATGTAtctcaaaagcaaaatgctgtcAGAATATCTGCGAGGACATACAAGAGTGCATGTAAAAGAACTAGGAATTGTATTGGG gATTGAATCTAATGACTTGCCTTTGTTGGCTGCTATAGCAAGTACTCATTCCCCATATGTTGCTCAAATACTCTTATAA